The DNA segment TCGAATTGCACGGGCACGCAATGCGCTCGAGGAGAGTCGGCACAAGCTGCAGGCACAACACAATTACCTGGAGACGGTCCTCGCCGGCCTGTCGACAGGGGTCATGGCGGTCGACTCCGACGGGCGCATACAGACGGCCAACCGCGCCGCCGACCAGATCCTCGGCCTCGCGATGGGTGAGCTCGAGGGCAAGGACCTGCGCGTGCTGGGCATGCGCAGCGAGGCGCTGCGGCCGTTCGTCGAGCGCATCGTCTCCGGGCTGGACACAGGCGTGCGCGAGGGACGGGACGAGATCACGCTGTACCGTGGTGGCGGGCGGCAGACCCTGCTGTGCAGGCACTCGACGCTCGATTCCGATGGCGGCGGCGCGACCGGCCACGTGCTGGTGTTCGACGACATCACGGAGCTCGTCAAGGCGCAACGCGATGCGGCCTGGGGCGAAGTGGCCCGGCGCCTGGCGCATGAGATCAAGAATCCGTTGACCCCGATCCAGCTGTCGGCGGAACGGCTGCGCCACAAGTATCTCGGCAAGATGGCGCCGGAGGACGGCAAGGTCCTGGATCGTGCGACGCACACCATCGTGCAGCAGGTCGAGGCGATGAAGGCCATGGTCAACGATTTTTCCGATTATGCGAAACCGAGCAAACTGCAGCTCGCGCCATTGCCGGTCGACGATTTCCTCAGCGAGGTCATCGCGCTCTACGAAGGCAATCCGCAGCAGGTGGTCATGGATCTCGGTGCGCCCGGGCTGGCGATCGAGGCCGATCCTGTGCGGCTGCGCCAGGTGATGCACAATCTGCTCAAGAATGCGCTCGAGGCCGCCGGCGAAGACGGGCGGATCGTCGTCAGCAGCACCACGGGCAAGAAAGAGGGGAACGATTTTGTGGAGATCGCAGTGAGCGACAATGGGCCGGGATTCGACGTCGGTTTGCTCGACCAGGTGTTTGAGCCCTATGTGACCAACAAGACCAAGGGCACCGGGCTGGGTCTGGCGATCGTCAAGCGCATCATCACCGACCACGGTGGCGTGGTGCAGGCGGAGAATCAGGCCGCCGGCGGCGGTCGGGTAATGCTGCGTCTGCCGGCGATGGCGCAGTCGGGTGACACGTCCGGCGAACCCCCCGTGGATGCAGCCGGCGAGGGAGGGGCCCGATGAGCGCGCCGCACATCCTGGTCGTCGACGATGAGCCGGATATCCGCGAATCGGTGCGCGACATCCTCGAGGACGAGAACTACAGCGTCGCGACCGCCGAACACGCGGCCGCGGCGCGTCAGGCGATGCGTGACCGCCGGCCGGACCTGATCCTGCTCGACATCTGGATGCCGGACCTGGATGGCATCAGCCTGCTCAAGGAATGGGCGGACGGGCGTGGCCTGCCGTGCCCGGTGATCATGATGTCCGGGCACGGCACGGTCGAGACCGCGGTCGAGGCGACCCGGCTCGGCGCCTACGATTTCCTCGAGAAGCCGCTGTCGCTGGCCAAGCTGTTGCTGACTGTCGGGCGCGCCCTGGAGGCGGACCGACTGGCGCAGGAAAACGTCGGCCTCAAACGGCGTGCATCGCCGGTGATCGAGCCGATCGGCCGCAGCGCGGTGATGCAGCGGTTGCGCGAACAGGTCAAGCGGGTCGCGCAACACGACAGCTGGGTGCTGATCGCCGGCGAGCCCGGCAGCGGACGCGAGACGTTCGCACGTTACCTGCATGCGCACAGCCCACGCCGCGACCGACCCTTCATCGATGTCGCGGTATCGGCGATCAGCAAGGGCAACGCGGCCCTGGAGCTGTTCGGCAGCGAGAAGGACGGCAATATCCAGTACGGCCGGCTCGAACAGGCGGCCGGTGGCACGCTGTTTCTCGACGAGGTCGCCGACATGGACCTCGAGGTCCAGGCACAGCTGGTCGGGGCGCTGGACACGGGATCCTTTATGCGTGTCGGTGGTTCGGCGCCGGTCAACATCGACGTCCGGGTGATCGCGGCGACCCAGCGTGATCTGCACCGTGCGGTCGAGGAGGGCAAGTTCCGCGAGGACCTGTTCTATCAACTGAACGTGGTACCGCTGGTCGTGCCGCCGCTGCGAGAGCATCGCGAAGACATCCCCGAGTTGCTGGACAGCGCTGTCGATCGCCTGGTGGAACAGGACAAACTGCCCTATCGGCGTTTCTCGATCGCTGCGCAGAACGTGCTGCGCAATCACACCTGGCCCGGCAATATCCGCGAGCTCAAGAACCTGGTGCAGCGCGTGCTGATCCTGGGGAGCGGGGACGAGATCAGCGCGGGCGAAGTCGAGGCCGGGATAGGCGCCGTGCAGGCGGCCAGCGGGACTGCCGGCATCCCCGGCGTATCGTTCGACCAGCCGCTGCGCGACGCACGCGATGCCTTCGAAAAGGCGTATCTCGAATACCAGTTGGAAAAGCATGGCGGCAACGTCAGCCAGATGGCCGAGGAGGCGGGCATGGAGCGCACCCATCTGTACCGCAAGCTGCGCGACCGCGGCATCGAGATCAAGGACCGGCGATGACCCCGGCGATCCGCGCGGCACAGTCGGCCGGGATCAGGATCGAGGTCCACGAGTACCAGCATGATCCGGCAAACACGCGTTACGGATTGGAGGCGGCCGAGGCGCTCGGTCTCGAACCGCGGCGCGTGTTCAAGACGCTGTTGGTCCGTTTGAACGGCAACGACCGTACGCTCGCGGTCGCCGTTGTCCCTGTCGATGCCCAACTGGATCTCAAGGCGATGGCGGCGGCATGCGGTGTCAAGAAGGTGGAGATGGCCGATCCCGTGCATGCAGAGCGGATTACCGGTTACGTGGTCGGTGGCATCAGTCCACTGGGTCAGAAACGCCGTCTGCCCACCGTGGTCGATCTGGGCGCCAGCGCCTTTGAGACGATCTTCGTCAGCGGCGGGCGGCGCGGACTGGATATCGAGATCGCGCCAGCCGACCTGATCGCGCTGTGTCAGGCAAAGACCTCGGCGATCGCCCGATGACGCGGTTTTTGCGAATCGTTCTTGCGATGTGCCTCGTCTGTTCCGTCGCGCCCGCGGCTGAGCCGCCGCCCCTGTCGCATCAGCTGACACCGGTGGATTCCGGCGAAACGGCACCGGCGCTCGCGCTGCCCGGTTTCCCACCTGGCATCAATGGCCTCGAGGCCTTACGTGGCCGGGTGGTGGTCGTCAATTTCTGGGCGACCTGGTGCCCGCCGTGCCGCCGCGAGATGCCGTCCCTGGAACGGCTCGACCGTGCGACGGCGGATGAAGAAGTGGTCGTGCTGGCGGTAAACGTCGGCGAAGACCGCGACGCGGTAGCGGCATTCGTCGCGACCCTCGACCCGCCACCGGGCTTCCCGATCTTGCTCGACGAGCATCTCGTCACCTCCGGGCCCTGGCGGGTCCAGGGCCTGCCGACGACGGTCGTCGTCGCCCCCGACGGCCGGATTGCCTATCGTGCAATCGGCGGGCGCGAGTTCGATCATCCCGATCTGGTGCGCGTGTTACTCGAACTGCACCGCGCCGCACAAACGCGATAGGTCGGCGGTCCCGCCGCAAGCGGTTATCATGGCGCGTCCTCGTCGCGGTGCGGAAGGATCTTGCTGCGCCAGTGCCGTCCGCCGGGACCACATTCTATTTGGAAGCGCGGGCCGCCGTCCGGCAGTCTGCCGACAACGAATTGAACAGGAGAGATGGGATGGCGAACTTCGGTGACTTGATTGGTGCCTTTCTGCAGAACTCGATGGCGTCGTCGGGCAATCGCCGTATCGGCAGCGCGCTCGAGAACCTGCAACGAGGTGGTCTGAACATTCCGGGCATGGGTGGCAGTCAGGGCGGTGGCGACCTGTTCGGGGGCTTGCGGGACATCCTGCAGGGTGGATTGAGCGGCGCCGCGGCGAGTCCCGCGAAGGCCGGCGGCATCGGCGCGATCCTGGGCGGACTGCTGGGCGGCGGCGGTGATTCTGTGAAGGGCGCGCTCGGTGGCGGTGCCTTGGCCATGCTCGCGAGCGTGGCGATGAAGGCGCTGTTGAGCCGTGGACAGGGCACCCAGGGACTGACCGATGCGCGCTGGTCGGGTGGCGATCTGCCGCTGGGCCTGAAACCGCCGGCCAACCGCGAACAGGAACAGGCCCTCGAAAAGACCGCGGAACTGGTGCTCAAAGGCATGATCAATGCGGCGAAATCGGATGGTGAGATCAGCCGCGAGGAGGCGCAGAAGATCGTCGGCAAGCTGCGTGAATCCGGTCTCGACGATGATGCACAGCAGTGGGTCCTGGCCGAGATGCGGCGCCCCCTGGATCTGCGGGAGTTCGTCGCCGAGATCCCCAACGAGGAGGTGGCGGCACAGGTGTATGCCGCATCGCTGTTGGCGATCGAGGTGGACACCGCGGCGGAACGCCAGTATCTCGAGCAGCTCGCCGAGCGTACCGGTTTGCATCCGGTCGTGGTGCAGCAGATTCACATGACGATGGGCGCGGGTGCCTGAGCGGGGCCGTTCAGGATCGGACGATATCCGGCAGGGCGCCGGCGCAGCTGTGCAGTCTCTATCGACAGAATGCAGCGCGCCCGGCGCGCCATCCGTATGACCTGCCGGTCGCCGGCGACCGGCGGTTCTCCGCTCCTGTCGGTCTGCCAGTCCCGGTGGTGACCGATTCAGCGATAACACCATGCAGATACCCGTCAGCGAACTCATCGTGCGCTTCATGCAACGCCTCGGTATCGAGGTGGTATTCGGCATGCCTGGCGCCCATGTGCTGCCGATCTATGACGGTCTCTACGCGTCGCCGATCAGGACGGTCCTGGTCAAGCACGAGCAGGGGGCTTCGTTCATGGCCGGTGGCTTTGCGCGGGTGTCGCACCAGGTTGCCGCCTGCATCGCCACCGCAGGTCCCGGCGCCACCAACCTGGTCACCGGAATCGCGAACGCGTACGCGGAGCAGCTACCGGTCCTGGTGGTTACCGGCGAGACGTCGACCTACATCTTCGGGCGTGGCGGTTTGCAGGAGAGTTCAGGCGAAGGTGGGGCGATCGACCAGGCAGAGTTGTTCCGCGGTATTACGCGCTACCGCAAGCTGATCGAGCGTACCGATTACCTGGTGCAGGTGCTGAACCAGGCCACCCAGGCGCTGTTCGCGGCCCAACCCGGACCCGTACTGCTCAGCATCCCGTTCAACGTGCAGAAAGAGACAGTCGACGAAGATGTGCTCGACCAGGTGCACTTCCCGGTGGCGATCGATCATCGCGGCGCGCTCGCCGGACCGGTCGCCGCGCTCACCGATCTGATCGAACAGGCCCGCAACCCGGTGATCATCGCCGGCTACGGATGCATCAAGGCGGGTGCGCGCGCGGCGGTCTCGCGGTTGAGTGAGGGCTTGGGTATCCCGGTAGCGACCAGCCTGAAGGGCAAGGGGGTGGTCGCCGAAGATTCCGATCTCGCGCTCGGATGCCTGGGCGTGACCTCGAACGGTACCGCCCGTCAGTACATCGTGGAGCACGCCGACCTGGTGATCTTCCTCGGTGCCGGGTTCAACGAACGCACCAGTTACCTGTGGTCCGACGAGCTACTGGACGGCAAACGTGTGGCGCAGGTCGATCGGGACGCGGCCCAACTCGGCCGGGTGTTCAAACCGGATCTGGCGATCCAGGGCGATATCCACCAGGTGCTGACCGAGTTGCTGGCCCGGTTGCGCGATGAGGGCGCACGGCCGAAATCCCTGGCCGAGCTGGCCGATCACCGCGAGGGTCTGACGACCGATCCGGATGACAGCGTGCCGGGACGAGTCGCCGATGAATCGCGGTTCGCCCTGATCGCCGGGTTCTACCGCGCGCTCGCCCGACGGTTTCCGCACGATGCGATGGTCTTCGACGACAACATCGTGTTTGCGCAGAATTATTTCGACGTGTCCGACAGCAACCACTACTTTCCCAATTCCGGTATCTCGTCGCTCGGGCACGCGATACCCGCGGCGATCGGTGCACGCTTTCACGCCACCGACAGCCCGGTGTTTGCGATCCTGGGCGACGGCGGTTTCCAGATGTGCTGCATGGAGATCATGACGGCAGTCAACTACGGCATTCCGTTGAACATCGTCGTGATCAACAACGCGACCATGGGCCTGATCCGCAAAAATCAGTTTCAACTCTATGGCGAACGTTACATCGATTGTGATTTCGTGAATCCGGATTTCGCCTGGCTCGCGCGTTCGTTCGGCATTCAGCACTATCGCGTCGCCGACGAAGCGGCGATCGAGGCGCTGTTCGCCACCGCCGATCTGCGCGCTGCGATCAATCTGATCGAGATCCCGCTCGACAAGCAGGCGTTTCCACACTACCTGTCTTCGCGTTGACGCTGCCGCCATGCAGACCACCGTCGAGCGGATCACGGCGCAACGGGCGCACATCGAACAGCTGGAGCGTGCGTTGTGGCGCGACGGCGTCGGCGAACAGCCGCTGCTGGCCTACCAGTCGGCGTATCGCGAACTGGAGCGACTGATCGCCGCACGGGGTGACGACCGGCGCCACCACTTCGTGATCCTTATCCCGGTTGCCGACAGCCCGGGGCATCTGCGCGACTGTCTGAGCAGCCTGCTCGAGCAATGCCGCCTGTACGGCTATGGCGGAATGCAGGCAGGACGTTACCGCAAGGTCTCGGTGCTGCTGGCCGATGATTCGGCCAATGCAGAGCACTGTGAACGGCAGCGCGCCACTGCCGGGGAATTCAGCGATGCGGGTCTCGATGTCGAGTATTTCGGTATCGCCGAACAACTGGCGTTGCTGGATCGCCTCGCCGATCTCGATCTCGGTGGAGTCATCGGCCACCATGCGCCGAATGCATTCGGTCACAAGGGACAGGCGATGATGCGCAACATCGCCTACCTGCGATTGGCCGAGATGCATGCCCAGCGTCCTGCTCAACGCCTGTTGTTCTATACGATCGACGCCGATCAGTTGTTCGCGGTACAGCTCGCGACGCCAGACGGTGGTCGTCGGGTCGCAGCGATCAACTACCTGTTCGAGCTCGACCGGATTTTCGCCGACGGGGGGGTGAAGGTACTGACCGGCAAGGTGGTCGGTGACCCGCCCGTGTCGCCGGCGGTGATGGCCGGCAATTTTCTCGACGATGTCACGGCGTTTGTCGAGCAGATGGCGCGGTGTTCCGCCGATGATGGCTACCGGCAACCGCAGCCCGAGGTCCGTGGTTCGGGGGAGGCGGCCTACCACGACATGGCCGAGTTGTTCGGGTTTCGCGGCGAGCAGACGGCGTACCGCTATCACTGCACTTTGTCGGAGAAGCCAAGCAACGCAGAGTGTTTCGCCGAGTTTGCACAACGCCTCGACAGCTTCTTTCACGGCGAACACGCGACGCGTGTCACCTGGTACCAATATCAGGAGGTGTCCCGGTCGGTGGTTCCGGCACGTACCGTGTACACCGGTAACTACGTGTTTTCGGCCGATGCCCTGGATTGGTTCATCCCGTTCGCGCCGTTGCGCCTGCGAATGTCCGGGCCGACCATGGGTCGACTGATGCAGGCCGCGTTGTCCGGTGGGTTCGTCTCGGCAAACCTCCCGATGCTGCATCGGCGCACCCGTTCGCTGACCGGTGCGTCGGAGTTCCGACCGGGCGTGGTCGTCGGCGAGTCCAACACCGATCTCAGCGACGAGTTCGAGCGTCAGTTCTACGGCGATGTGATGCTGTTCTCTATCCAGCGCCTGGTCGAGCAGGGCTTTCCCGGTGCGCGCCCGAGTCGTTCACACGTGGAGAGCACCCTGCAAGAGGTCGATGCAGAGTTGCGCACCCGGTACGCCGACAAGCAGGCGAAGATCGAAGCGCGCCTGGAGGTGTTGTCGCAGTGCCTGGATGATCCCGCGCGCTGGTGGCACAGCGCCCCCGCGAGCGCTGCGGCGGTACCGCTGTTCGGTGCATTTCTCCGGGGTATACGGCGGAATTTCGGTCGCGATGCGGCGGGTCGGTCGCGCATCGAGTCGCCGCAGATCAGGCGCCATTGGCATGCACGTCAGGCCCAGGCCATCATCGGCCTGCCGGATGCGCAGGCGGCCTGGCAGCAGGCGCTGCGTCGCTTGCGTGTGGCGGCCCGCTGAGATGCGGCTGCTGCGTCTTTGGGCACAGCGACGCGACCGTCCCGAACGCTTCCGCCTTCTGCGCCAGTTGCTCGCCCAGCAGCGCCTCGATCGCGAGCGGCTGTCGCGGCGTCAGCAGGAGGATTTCTCTGCGATCGTCCGGTTTGCCGCCACGCACACCGATTACTACGCCCGGCGCTTTGCAGGCCGCGTGGGTGCTGGTACGCACCCCATCGATCCAGAAACGCTGCCGCTGCTGACGCGTGCCGATGTCGTCCGCGATCGGCAAGCGATGTTGGCGAGAGAGGTGGATCGGGACCAGGTGAAGGTCGGTCATACCGGGGGGTCGACGGGGACGCCGATGACCTTCTACTACGACGACGCAAAGCACGAGCTGATGCTCGCCGGCATGATGCGCGGCTTCATGATGTCGGGATGGAGGCCGGGTCAGAAGGTTCTGTACCTCTGGGGTGCGGAACGCGA comes from the Chromatiaceae bacterium genome and includes:
- a CDS encoding HAMP domain-containing protein, with product MNSRRVNALAAGLLVLLLLASLHLISASLQRSDELGRWFIPLLLFTVVGLTLLFALVGWNLWQLLRDYRRRVAGSRLSARLSVSFLLIALIPVSVVYFFSTRFLSHGIDSWFDLQVDRAMEDALTLSKLSLDLHKRERLKMTENLLGEIEDTSKTATALAINAMRDSSGAFELTLFTTQGKVLAMSHANPEILVPTPPDSGIVQQVIGGENYVGVANGQDGRLLVRCLVLDRQQRGFVLQALYPVPESLSELSRNVQDAYEVYRTRAYMRSQIKFTFALSLALVLMLSLFGAAWAAVYTARRLVQPISDIAEGTRAVAEGDYDKQLPLPRAEDEIGFLVSSFNAMTRRIARARNALEESRHKLQAQHNYLETVLAGLSTGVMAVDSDGRIQTANRAADQILGLAMGELEGKDLRVLGMRSEALRPFVERIVSGLDTGVREGRDEITLYRGGGRQTLLCRHSTLDSDGGGATGHVLVFDDITELVKAQRDAAWGEVARRLAHEIKNPLTPIQLSAERLRHKYLGKMAPEDGKVLDRATHTIVQQVEAMKAMVNDFSDYAKPSKLQLAPLPVDDFLSEVIALYEGNPQQVVMDLGAPGLAIEADPVRLRQVMHNLLKNALEAAGEDGRIVVSSTTGKKEGNDFVEIAVSDNGPGFDVGLLDQVFEPYVTNKTKGTGLGLAIVKRIITDHGGVVQAENQAAGGGRVMLRLPAMAQSGDTSGEPPVDAAGEGGAR
- a CDS encoding sigma-54-dependent Fis family transcriptional regulator; translation: MSAPHILVVDDEPDIRESVRDILEDENYSVATAEHAAAARQAMRDRRPDLILLDIWMPDLDGISLLKEWADGRGLPCPVIMMSGHGTVETAVEATRLGAYDFLEKPLSLAKLLLTVGRALEADRLAQENVGLKRRASPVIEPIGRSAVMQRLREQVKRVAQHDSWVLIAGEPGSGRETFARYLHAHSPRRDRPFIDVAVSAISKGNAALELFGSEKDGNIQYGRLEQAAGGTLFLDEVADMDLEVQAQLVGALDTGSFMRVGGSAPVNIDVRVIAATQRDLHRAVEEGKFREDLFYQLNVVPLVVPPLREHREDIPELLDSAVDRLVEQDKLPYRRFSIAAQNVLRNHTWPGNIRELKNLVQRVLILGSGDEISAGEVEAGIGAVQAASGTAGIPGVSFDQPLRDARDAFEKAYLEYQLEKHGGNVSQMAEEAGMERTHLYRKLRDRGIEIKDRR
- the ybaK gene encoding Cys-tRNA(Pro) deacylase; its protein translation is MTPAIRAAQSAGIRIEVHEYQHDPANTRYGLEAAEALGLEPRRVFKTLLVRLNGNDRTLAVAVVPVDAQLDLKAMAAACGVKKVEMADPVHAERITGYVVGGISPLGQKRRLPTVVDLGASAFETIFVSGGRRGLDIEIAPADLIALCQAKTSAIAR
- a CDS encoding TlpA family protein disulfide reductase, with protein sequence MTRFLRIVLAMCLVCSVAPAAEPPPLSHQLTPVDSGETAPALALPGFPPGINGLEALRGRVVVVNFWATWCPPCRREMPSLERLDRATADEEVVVLAVNVGEDRDAVAAFVATLDPPPGFPILLDEHLVTSGPWRVQGLPTTVVVAPDGRIAYRAIGGREFDHPDLVRVLLELHRAAQTR
- a CDS encoding tellurite resistance TerB family protein gives rise to the protein MANFGDLIGAFLQNSMASSGNRRIGSALENLQRGGLNIPGMGGSQGGGDLFGGLRDILQGGLSGAAASPAKAGGIGAILGGLLGGGGDSVKGALGGGALAMLASVAMKALLSRGQGTQGLTDARWSGGDLPLGLKPPANREQEQALEKTAELVLKGMINAAKSDGEISREEAQKIVGKLRESGLDDDAQQWVLAEMRRPLDLREFVAEIPNEEVAAQVYAASLLAIEVDTAAERQYLEQLAERTGLHPVVVQQIHMTMGAGA
- a CDS encoding thiamine pyrophosphate-binding protein produces the protein MQIPVSELIVRFMQRLGIEVVFGMPGAHVLPIYDGLYASPIRTVLVKHEQGASFMAGGFARVSHQVAACIATAGPGATNLVTGIANAYAEQLPVLVVTGETSTYIFGRGGLQESSGEGGAIDQAELFRGITRYRKLIERTDYLVQVLNQATQALFAAQPGPVLLSIPFNVQKETVDEDVLDQVHFPVAIDHRGALAGPVAALTDLIEQARNPVIIAGYGCIKAGARAAVSRLSEGLGIPVATSLKGKGVVAEDSDLALGCLGVTSNGTARQYIVEHADLVIFLGAGFNERTSYLWSDELLDGKRVAQVDRDAAQLGRVFKPDLAIQGDIHQVLTELLARLRDEGARPKSLAELADHREGLTTDPDDSVPGRVADESRFALIAGFYRALARRFPHDAMVFDDNIVFAQNYFDVSDSNHYFPNSGISSLGHAIPAAIGARFHATDSPVFAILGDGGFQMCCMEIMTAVNYGIPLNIVVINNATMGLIRKNQFQLYGERYIDCDFVNPDFAWLARSFGIQHYRVADEAAIEALFATADLRAAINLIEIPLDKQAFPHYLSSR